In the genome of Pseudomonas sp. HS6, one region contains:
- a CDS encoding multidrug/biocide efflux PACE transporter, whose protein sequence is MTANKSITERIFQAIGFELLAILICTPLLAWIMGKPLVEMGAVTIAVALLALGWNVVFNGFFDRMLKRWNIAHNAWVRVAHALLFEGGLIVMGVPLIAWWLSVSLWQAFLLDIGVLLFFLPYTYVYHWGYDVVRERLVMRNACQS, encoded by the coding sequence ATGACTGCCAACAAATCCATCACTGAGCGTATCTTCCAGGCCATCGGTTTCGAACTGCTGGCGATCCTGATCTGTACCCCGTTGCTGGCGTGGATCATGGGCAAACCGCTGGTCGAAATGGGCGCTGTAACCATCGCTGTTGCGTTGCTGGCCCTGGGCTGGAACGTGGTGTTCAACGGCTTCTTCGACCGGATGCTCAAGCGCTGGAACATCGCCCACAACGCCTGGGTGCGGGTGGCGCACGCGCTGCTGTTCGAGGGCGGGTTGATCGTGATGGGCGTGCCGCTGATTGCATGGTGGCTGTCGGTCAGCCTGTGGCAGGCGTTCCTGCTCGACATCGGCGTGCTGCTGTTCTTCCTGCCGTACACCTACGTCTATCACTGGGGTTATGACGTGGTGCGCGAGCGGCTGGTGATGCGCAACGCTTGCCAGAGCTGA
- a CDS encoding methyl-accepting chemotaxis protein, translating to MLQKSLRAQILALLSGSLLAMLLIALACFHFLSNGVQNYSQLIAGPLHTSQLIDEANLQFKVQVQEWKNVLLRGKQPADLAKYWGQFEDRQRDVQNILGELANQKGLEPSLKTRIERLREEHRLLGSAYQKGRDAYVAAGADPTAGDTAVKGVDRAASDQMSELVAELRKQGTEQSALISAGADRTVMLGILVMLASGLLIGLLSLWLVNRNLVDPIRKLIDYVTQLSKGRLVERVSSDRQDELGNLAAAANTLRDFLAETFNHLQRSAKDLDSASGELNAIATVMAGGTNEQFNRTDQVATAMNEMSATAQEVARHAADAARAADDADQSAQQGEKVMQSTIHSITQMRGEIANTATVIRRLEADSGRIGKVLEVIRGIAEQTNLLALNAAIEAARAGEAGRGFAVVADEVRNLAQRTAESIIEINQIIQSVQTGAVDAAHAIDSGQTRSDESVEQVTQAGAMLERITHAVEAIRDMNRQIATAAEEQTSVAEDISRNLTEITSIASTNLDNVQRTESASQNLHGLSGQLNDVTARLSV from the coding sequence ATGTTGCAAAAATCCCTGAGAGCGCAAATTCTCGCCCTGCTGAGCGGCAGTCTGTTGGCGATGCTGTTGATCGCGCTGGCCTGCTTTCATTTCCTGTCCAACGGCGTGCAGAACTACAGCCAGTTGATTGCCGGCCCCTTGCACACGTCGCAACTGATCGACGAAGCCAACCTGCAATTCAAGGTGCAGGTGCAGGAGTGGAAAAACGTCCTGCTGCGCGGCAAGCAACCGGCAGACCTGGCCAAATACTGGGGCCAGTTCGAAGATCGCCAGCGCGATGTGCAGAACATCCTCGGTGAACTGGCCAATCAGAAAGGCCTCGAGCCTTCGCTGAAAACCCGTATCGAACGGCTGCGTGAAGAGCACCGTCTGCTCGGCAGCGCGTACCAGAAAGGTCGCGATGCCTACGTCGCCGCCGGTGCCGATCCGACCGCTGGCGACACCGCCGTCAAAGGCGTCGACCGCGCCGCCAGCGATCAGATGAGCGAACTGGTGGCCGAGCTGCGCAAGCAGGGCACCGAACAGTCGGCGCTGATCAGCGCTGGCGCTGATCGCACTGTAATGCTGGGGATTCTGGTGATGCTCGCGTCCGGCCTGTTGATCGGATTGCTGAGCCTGTGGCTGGTCAACCGCAACCTGGTCGATCCGATCCGCAAACTCATCGACTACGTCACCCAGTTGAGCAAGGGCCGTCTGGTCGAGCGTGTGTCCAGCGACCGTCAGGACGAGTTGGGCAACCTGGCCGCAGCAGCCAACACCCTGCGCGATTTCCTCGCCGAAACCTTCAACCATCTGCAGCGCAGCGCCAAGGATCTGGACAGCGCCAGCGGCGAGTTGAACGCCATCGCCACCGTGATGGCCGGCGGCACCAACGAGCAGTTCAACCGCACCGATCAGGTGGCCACGGCGATGAACGAAATGTCCGCCACCGCCCAGGAAGTCGCCCGCCATGCGGCCGATGCGGCGCGTGCTGCCGACGATGCCGACCAGTCCGCCCAGCAGGGCGAAAAGGTCATGCAGAGCACCATCCACAGCATCACTCAGATGCGCGGCGAAATCGCCAACACCGCCACCGTGATCCGTCGTCTGGAAGCCGACAGCGGCCGCATCGGCAAGGTGCTGGAAGTGATTCGCGGGATCGCCGAGCAGACCAACCTGCTGGCGCTCAACGCCGCCATCGAAGCGGCCCGTGCCGGTGAAGCCGGGCGTGGTTTTGCGGTGGTGGCTGACGAAGTGCGTAATCTGGCGCAGCGCACGGCGGAGTCGATCATCGAGATCAACCAGATCATCCAGAGCGTGCAGACCGGCGCGGTGGATGCAGCCCACGCCATCGACAGCGGCCAGACCCGCAGCGATGAAAGCGTCGAGCAAGTGACCCAGGCCGGCGCCATGCTCGAGCGCATCACCCACGCGGTGGAAGCGATCCGCGACATGAACCGCCAGATCGCTACGGCGGCGGAAGAGCAGACCTCGGTGGCCGAGGACATCTCGCGCAACCTGACCGAGATCACCTCGATTGCCAGCACCAACCTCGACAACGTGCAGCGCACCGAAAGCGCCAGTCAGAACCTGCACGGCCTCTCCGGCCAACTGAACGACGTCACCGCTCGCCTGAGCGTCTGA
- a CDS encoding LysR family transcriptional regulator has product MNKLELLRTFVRVSELSSFTMAGESLGLPRSTVSEQVQALESLLGTRLLQRTTRKVQATQDGLALYERSKDLLSHMDEIENLFRQDEASLTGRIRVDMPNILSRRLIMPKLPEFMARHPNLELEISSTDRRVDLLAEGFDCVVRIGAQPDQSVVARHLGDFSMINCASPAYLERYGVPQTLEDLAQHRLVHYVGVLGSRSEGFVYEQDGQVHRVPMAGSVTVNSTDAYESACLGGFGLIQVPRTGMNSYLDTGEVVTVLPQYTAPAMGISLLYARQRHLPLRVRVFMDWLGELIRSTL; this is encoded by the coding sequence ATGAACAAACTGGAACTGCTGCGCACCTTCGTCCGGGTCAGCGAATTGTCGAGTTTCACGATGGCGGGGGAGAGTCTGGGGCTGCCGCGCTCGACGGTGTCCGAGCAAGTGCAGGCGCTGGAGAGCCTGCTCGGCACGCGCCTGCTTCAACGCACCACGCGCAAGGTCCAGGCGACTCAGGACGGACTTGCGCTGTACGAGCGGAGCAAGGATCTGCTGTCGCACATGGACGAAATCGAGAACCTGTTCCGCCAGGACGAAGCGTCGCTGACCGGGCGGATCCGGGTCGACATGCCGAACATTCTGTCGCGGCGGCTGATCATGCCGAAGCTGCCGGAATTCATGGCGCGCCATCCCAACCTGGAGCTGGAAATCAGCAGCACCGATCGCCGGGTCGACCTGCTCGCCGAAGGTTTCGATTGCGTGGTGCGCATCGGCGCGCAGCCCGATCAGTCGGTGGTGGCGCGGCACCTGGGGGACTTCAGCATGATCAACTGCGCCAGCCCCGCGTATCTCGAGCGCTACGGCGTGCCGCAGACCCTGGAAGATCTGGCACAGCATCGGCTGGTGCATTACGTCGGAGTGCTGGGTTCGCGATCGGAAGGGTTTGTCTACGAGCAGGACGGGCAGGTCCACCGCGTGCCGATGGCCGGCAGCGTGACGGTCAACAGCACCGATGCCTACGAGTCGGCGTGCCTGGGTGGATTCGGTCTGATTCAGGTGCCGCGTACCGGGATGAACAGCTATCTGGACACCGGAGAGGTGGTCACGGTGCTGCCGCAATACACTGCGCCGGCGATGGGCATTTCACTGCTATACGCCCGGCAGCGGCATTTGCCGTTACGGGTGCGGGTGTTCATGGATTGGCTGGGGGAGTTGATTCGTTCGACGCTCTGA
- a CDS encoding LysR family transcriptional regulator yields MDIRHLKAFLAVFEERNITAAAQRLFISQPTLSVTIKQLEEELGATLFVRQPRGVEVSDEARLLYPQARRMVAESEALSRMFRGRENRAPLTLGIEGDIAASHIEAFVRMAHQALPNLLLTLEEGCHGDGRLAVEEMCCEDELFLPLWEESYVMALPLDHPMANAQAGWAPIEDWITCPQHPSHQRLMALYGRSPEAVAGHAGSLQQALHMVAAGVGVAMLPQSLVSGQTRVVVRALHLPAPTRRVGLCYAAQALELPAMRGLHEYFQVNRPAEIAAV; encoded by the coding sequence ATGGATATCCGCCATCTCAAAGCCTTCCTCGCGGTGTTCGAAGAACGCAACATCACCGCCGCCGCGCAACGGCTGTTCATCAGTCAGCCCACGTTGTCGGTGACCATCAAACAGCTGGAAGAAGAACTTGGTGCAACGCTGTTCGTGCGTCAGCCCCGTGGTGTGGAAGTCAGCGACGAAGCGCGCCTTCTGTACCCACAGGCACGGCGGATGGTGGCCGAATCCGAGGCGCTGAGCCGGATGTTTCGCGGCCGCGAAAACCGCGCGCCGCTGACCCTCGGCATCGAGGGCGATATTGCCGCCAGTCACATCGAAGCCTTCGTGCGCATGGCCCATCAGGCGTTGCCCAATCTGCTGCTGACTCTGGAAGAGGGTTGTCACGGCGATGGTCGATTGGCGGTCGAGGAAATGTGCTGCGAAGACGAACTGTTCCTGCCGCTGTGGGAAGAGTCCTATGTGATGGCGCTGCCCCTCGATCATCCGATGGCCAACGCGCAGGCAGGCTGGGCGCCGATCGAGGACTGGATCACTTGTCCGCAGCATCCGTCCCATCAGCGATTGATGGCGCTGTACGGGCGCTCGCCGGAAGCGGTGGCGGGACATGCCGGTTCATTGCAGCAAGCGTTGCACATGGTGGCGGCGGGTGTCGGCGTGGCGATGTTGCCGCAGTCATTGGTGAGCGGACAGACGCGGGTGGTGGTGCGTGCGCTGCACCTGCCGGCGCCGACCCGGCGGGTGGGGTTGTGTTATGCGGCGCAGGCGCTGGAATTGCCGGCGATGCGCGGGTTGCATGAGTATTTCCAGGTGAACCGCCCGGCTGAAATTGCTGCTGTCTGA
- a CDS encoding transporter — protein sequence MNHSLDISHRDPDLFGLLYGFRFRPGERGREVDSATALRYLQDDTDGDEFLWLHLNLAHAACERWMKSHLQLPEEFFEALHEGSRSTRIEHVDSALLAVVNDVVFNLSSMVSSDVSTLWVCVRSKLIVSARLQPLHSVDKLRSSVKAGERFRSPSELLVHLLRDQGEVLTQIVRKTSMSVDQVEDELLSSRLSTNRAELGANRRVLVRLQRLLALEPGSLLRLLNRPPPWLQKEDVKELRKSTEEFALIINDLTALGERIKLLQEEIAANLNEQSNRTLFTLTVVTVLALPINIIAGFFGMNVGGVPLATDPEGFWILVALVVTFTVIAGRWAFRKRGDY from the coding sequence ATGAACCACAGCCTCGATATCAGCCATCGCGATCCAGACCTGTTCGGCTTGCTCTACGGTTTTCGTTTCCGCCCCGGCGAGCGCGGTCGCGAAGTCGACTCGGCGACTGCATTGCGCTACCTGCAAGACGACACCGATGGCGACGAATTCCTCTGGCTGCACCTGAACCTCGCTCACGCCGCGTGCGAGCGTTGGATGAAAAGCCACCTGCAATTGCCCGAGGAGTTTTTCGAGGCGCTGCATGAAGGCTCGCGCTCGACTCGCATCGAGCATGTGGATTCGGCGTTGTTGGCTGTGGTCAACGACGTGGTATTCAACCTCAGCAGCATGGTCTCCTCGGACGTGTCGACGCTGTGGGTCTGCGTGCGCAGCAAACTGATCGTCAGTGCGCGCCTGCAACCGCTGCACTCGGTGGACAAGCTGCGTTCGTCGGTGAAGGCCGGCGAGCGCTTTCGCTCGCCCTCGGAATTGCTCGTGCACTTGCTGCGCGACCAGGGCGAAGTGCTGACCCAGATCGTGCGCAAGACCAGCATGAGCGTCGATCAGGTCGAGGACGAGTTGCTGTCCTCGCGACTGTCGACCAACCGCGCCGAACTCGGCGCCAACCGTCGGGTGCTGGTACGCCTGCAACGACTGCTGGCGCTGGAGCCGGGTTCGCTGCTGCGCCTGCTCAATCGGCCGCCGCCCTGGTTGCAGAAGGAAGACGTGAAAGAGCTGCGCAAGTCCACCGAAGAGTTCGCGCTGATCATCAACGACCTCACGGCCCTCGGCGAGCGGATCAAGCTGTTGCAGGAAGAGATCGCCGCCAACCTCAACGAACAGAGCAACCGCACGCTGTTCACCCTGACCGTGGTGACGGTGCTGGCGCTGCCGATCAACATCATTGCCGGTTTCTTCGGTATGAACGTCGGCGGCGTGCCGCTGGCCACTGATCCGGAAGGGTTCTGGATTCTGGTGGCGCTGGTGGTGACGTTTACCGTGATTGCCGGGCGCTGGGCGTTTCGCAAACGCGGGGACTATTAG
- a CDS encoding inorganic phosphate transporter codes for MATPSLTASPAPASSGRPALDKKTGPFTYVVFFAVLAMGMLFTAYSLMHDMHELGTVVTTWTPFLLLGVALLIALGFEFVNGFHDTANAVATVIYTHSLPPNVAVVWSGFFNFLGVLLSSGAVAFGIIALLPVELILQVGSSAGFAMIFALLIAAILWNLGTWWLGLPASSSHTLIGSIIGVGVANALMHGRDGTSGVDWAQATKIGYALLLSPLVGFGCAALLLLALRAFVKNRSLYKAPEGNTPPPWWIRSLLILTCTGVSFAHGSNDGQKGMGLIMLILVGTLPMAYALNRTMPEEQSLQFAAVAQVTQQALVKSAPLPAPANPRAVLSDYVRSKEATPQLIPALASLTGHIGEEVKGYGSLAKVPAEAMGNVRNDMYLASETIRLMDKNKVGTFDADTSGKLQLFKQQIDNATRFIPLWVKIAVAIALGLGTMVGWKRIVVTVGEKIGKTHLTYAQGASAETVAMLTIGAADMFGLPVSTTHVLSSGVAGTMVANGGGLQMKTIRNLLMAWVLTLPAAILLSGSLYWLFTQIF; via the coding sequence ATGGCTACTCCCTCCCTGACCGCCAGCCCGGCCCCTGCCTCCAGCGGCAGGCCGGCGCTCGACAAGAAAACCGGCCCCTTCACTTACGTGGTGTTCTTTGCCGTGCTGGCCATGGGGATGCTCTTCACGGCCTACAGCCTGATGCACGACATGCACGAACTCGGCACGGTGGTCACCACCTGGACCCCGTTCCTGCTGCTCGGCGTGGCGCTGTTGATTGCGCTGGGCTTTGAGTTCGTCAACGGTTTCCACGACACCGCCAACGCCGTGGCCACAGTGATCTACACCCACTCGCTGCCGCCAAATGTGGCCGTGGTGTGGTCGGGTTTCTTCAACTTCCTCGGGGTGCTGCTGTCGAGCGGCGCGGTGGCGTTCGGCATCATTGCGTTGCTGCCGGTGGAGCTGATTCTGCAAGTCGGTTCGTCCGCCGGTTTCGCGATGATCTTCGCCCTGCTGATCGCTGCGATCCTGTGGAACCTCGGCACCTGGTGGCTGGGCCTGCCGGCCTCGTCGTCGCACACGCTGATCGGTTCGATCATCGGCGTTGGCGTGGCAAATGCCCTGATGCACGGTCGCGACGGCACCAGCGGTGTGGACTGGGCTCAGGCGACCAAGATTGGTTACGCACTGCTGCTGTCGCCGCTGGTGGGTTTCGGTTGTGCGGCGCTGTTGCTGCTGGCGCTGCGCGCGTTCGTGAAGAACCGTTCGCTGTACAAGGCCCCGGAAGGCAACACCCCGCCGCCGTGGTGGATTCGTAGTTTGCTGATCCTGACTTGCACCGGCGTGTCCTTCGCCCACGGTTCCAACGACGGCCAGAAAGGCATGGGCCTGATCATGCTGATTCTGGTTGGCACCCTGCCGATGGCTTATGCGCTGAACCGCACCATGCCGGAAGAGCAGTCGCTGCAATTCGCCGCTGTTGCCCAAGTGACCCAGCAAGCGCTGGTGAAAAGTGCGCCACTGCCGGCACCGGCCAATCCACGCGCAGTGCTCTCCGACTACGTGCGTAGCAAGGAAGCCACGCCGCAACTGATCCCCGCGCTCGCCTCCCTGACCGGGCACATCGGTGAAGAAGTCAAAGGCTACGGCTCGCTGGCGAAAGTCCCGGCCGAGGCCATGGGCAACGTGCGCAACGACATGTACCTGGCCAGCGAAACCATTCGCCTGATGGACAAGAACAAGGTCGGCACCTTCGACGCCGACACCAGCGGCAAGCTGCAACTGTTCAAGCAACAGATCGACAACGCCACCCGGTTCATTCCGCTGTGGGTGAAGATCGCGGTGGCGATTGCCTTGGGGCTGGGCACCATGGTCGGCTGGAAGCGGATTGTGGTCACGGTCGGCGAGAAGATCGGCAAGACCCACCTGACCTACGCCCAAGGCGCCTCGGCGGAAACCGTGGCGATGCTGACTATCGGCGCCGCCGACATGTTCGGTCTGCCGGTGTCGACCACCCATGTGTTGTCCTCGGGCGTGGCCGGGACCATGGTCGCCAACGGTGGCGGCCTGCAGATGAAGACCATCCGCAATCTGCTGATGGCGTGGGTGCTGACCTTGCCGGCGGCGATTCTGCTGTCGGGCAGCCTGTATTGGTTATTCACTCAGATCTTCTGA
- a CDS encoding helix-turn-helix domain-containing protein, protein MQPDTPWTGRLWLGHDYGLIHGMSGRTAPHSHYAHQLILAPDRPLTVLVEGETVTTSRLLITSQTRHAIVEAPDPVFTVYAEPLRFEAQTLRDALFDSELSLSALDYAIGQCPRRELSDPRIERALATVDASLSSKVAASAVADSAHVSLSQLQRLFVSQVGLPVRRLVLWRRLRLAMAAILAGNAVTDAAHSAGFADSAHFSRSLKKLFGVTARQALQHIELRLLD, encoded by the coding sequence ATGCAACCGGACACCCCGTGGACAGGCCGCCTCTGGCTGGGGCACGACTATGGCCTGATCCACGGGATGTCGGGGCGCACTGCGCCCCACTCCCACTATGCGCACCAACTGATTCTTGCGCCTGACCGGCCGTTGACTGTACTGGTCGAGGGCGAAACCGTCACCACTTCCCGCCTGCTGATTACGTCACAGACTCGCCATGCGATTGTCGAGGCGCCGGATCCCGTGTTCACCGTGTACGCCGAACCGTTGCGGTTTGAGGCCCAGACGTTGCGCGATGCGCTGTTCGACAGCGAGTTGTCGTTGTCAGCACTGGATTACGCCATTGGCCAATGCCCGCGCCGCGAGCTGAGCGATCCGCGAATCGAACGCGCCCTCGCCACTGTCGATGCCTCGCTTTCGAGCAAAGTCGCCGCCAGCGCCGTGGCTGATTCCGCCCATGTTTCCCTGAGCCAGTTGCAGCGCTTGTTTGTCAGTCAGGTCGGCTTGCCGGTGCGGCGACTGGTGTTATGGCGACGATTGCGGCTGGCGATGGCTGCGATTCTGGCAGGTAATGCGGTGACCGATGCCGCCCACTCCGCCGGGTTTGCAGACTCTGCGCACTTCTCCCGCAGCCTGAAAAAACTCTTCGGCGTCACCGCCCGCCAGGCGTTGCAGCACATCGAATTGCGCCTGCTGGACTGA
- a CDS encoding sterol desaturase family protein — protein sequence MKRIFSWLYAPLFWGGFIGGGIGLAGHSLLWLLPLFALALAVSFAAEWLLPYEVNWNRPAGDRRRDMLHALVNEALNAVGLLALPGLVTLLAIDGAWPSNWPLWLQVGLAIFIADAGVSLVHYASHRVPWMWRLHAIHHSVERLYGFNGLMKHPLHQLLEATAGLLPLLVLGIPSEVAVLLAFAIAIQLLLQHSNVDMRVGPLRWIFAWAPLHRFHHMKYGRAGDVNFGLFFTLWDWLLGTGFYTENYRIGEGDLGIGSRPDFPRDYMVQLLDPFEPAALSKEPKVPDGLRR from the coding sequence ATGAAACGCATCTTTTCGTGGTTGTATGCGCCGTTGTTCTGGGGGGGATTTATTGGCGGCGGGATTGGATTGGCGGGGCATTCGCTGCTGTGGTTGTTGCCGTTGTTTGCTTTGGCATTGGCGGTATCGTTCGCGGCTGAATGGCTGCTGCCTTATGAAGTGAACTGGAATCGCCCGGCCGGTGACCGTCGTCGCGATATGCTCCACGCGCTGGTCAACGAAGCGCTGAACGCCGTCGGCCTGCTGGCGTTGCCGGGGCTGGTAACGCTGCTGGCGATTGACGGTGCATGGCCGTCGAACTGGCCGCTGTGGCTGCAAGTCGGCTTGGCGATTTTCATCGCTGATGCGGGCGTGAGCCTGGTGCATTACGCCAGCCATCGCGTGCCGTGGATGTGGCGGCTGCACGCGATTCATCACAGTGTCGAGCGGCTCTACGGTTTCAACGGTTTGATGAAACATCCGCTGCATCAACTGCTGGAGGCGACGGCGGGGCTGCTGCCGTTGCTGGTGCTGGGGATTCCGTCCGAGGTGGCGGTGTTGCTGGCGTTCGCCATCGCGATTCAACTGTTACTGCAACATTCGAACGTCGACATGCGCGTCGGTCCGTTGCGCTGGATCTTCGCCTGGGCGCCGTTGCACCGCTTTCACCACATGAAGTACGGGCGCGCCGGTGACGTCAATTTCGGGCTGTTCTTCACCCTGTGGGACTGGCTGCTGGGCACCGGTTTTTACACGGAAAACTATCGAATCGGCGAGGGCGACCTGGGCATCGGCAGTCGCCCAGATTTTCCACGGGACTATATGGTGCAGTTGCTCGATCCGTTCGAACCGGCAGCGCTGAGCAAGGAACCGAAAGTGCCGGACGGCTTGAGACGTTGA
- a CDS encoding PepSY domain-containing protein, whose amino-acid sequence MKTLTALFTAAALTLTAGLAQADVRVDQIPELVKSGKIKSLESMNEQALKLHPGATITDTDLDNHFNGYEYEVELRTADGKEFDVDFDATTGKVLSNKQDT is encoded by the coding sequence ATGAAAACCTTGACTGCCCTGTTTACCGCTGCCGCCCTGACCCTCACCGCTGGCCTGGCCCAGGCTGACGTTCGCGTCGATCAGATTCCTGAGCTGGTGAAGTCCGGCAAGATCAAGTCGCTGGAGTCGATGAACGAACAAGCGCTGAAACTGCACCCGGGCGCGACCATCACCGACACGGATCTGGATAATCACTTCAATGGTTATGAGTACGAAGTTGAATTGCGTACTGCTGATGGCAAAGAGTTCGATGTGGACTTCGATGCGACCACTGGCAAGGTGCTGAGCAACAAGCAAGACACTTGA
- a CDS encoding SDR family NAD(P)-dependent oxidoreductase, with the protein MNRKIALITGASRGLGKNAALHLAEQGVDIIGTYNSRADEAQSLVEELKTLGANAVMLQLDVGRSEGFADFVVRVEQALQQLGQPRFDFLINNAGIGVHASFAETTPEQFDLLMNVQLKGPFFLTQQLLPLINDGGRIINISSGLARFTLPGYAAYAAMKGAMEVLTRYQAKELGARQIAVNILAPGAIETDFGGGAVRDNSALNAMVASNTALGRAGQPDDIGGALALLLSPGAQWINGQRIEASGGMFL; encoded by the coding sequence ATGAACCGCAAAATCGCATTGATCACCGGTGCCAGCCGTGGCCTCGGCAAGAACGCCGCCCTGCACCTCGCCGAGCAAGGCGTGGACATCATCGGCACCTACAACAGCCGCGCCGATGAAGCGCAATCGCTGGTCGAGGAACTGAAAACACTCGGCGCCAACGCCGTGATGCTGCAACTGGATGTCGGCCGCAGCGAAGGCTTCGCCGATTTCGTTGTGCGGGTGGAGCAAGCGCTGCAACAGCTCGGGCAACCGCGCTTCGACTTCCTGATCAACAACGCCGGGATTGGTGTACACGCTTCCTTCGCCGAAACCACGCCGGAGCAGTTTGACCTTCTGATGAACGTGCAGTTGAAAGGGCCGTTTTTCCTGACTCAGCAACTATTGCCGCTGATCAACGATGGCGGGCGGATCATCAACATCTCCAGCGGTCTGGCCCGCTTCACCCTGCCGGGCTATGCCGCCTACGCGGCGATGAAAGGCGCGATGGAAGTGCTGACCCGCTATCAGGCCAAGGAGCTGGGTGCGCGGCAGATCGCCGTGAATATCCTGGCACCGGGCGCCATCGAAACCGACTTCGGCGGCGGCGCGGTGCGCGACAATTCGGCGCTGAATGCCATGGTCGCCAGCAACACTGCGCTGGGCCGTGCCGGACAGCCGGATGACATTGGTGGTGCACTGGCACTGTTGCTGTCGCCGGGGGCGCAGTGGATCAACGGTCAGCGGATCGAAGCGTCAGGCGGGATGTTTCTTTAA
- a CDS encoding LysR family transcriptional regulator yields MASQEVLLAFVQAATQGSFSAAARKLGRSQSTVSAAVASLEIDLDLILFDRSSRKPTLTPAGHVMLQRAEAILSATSRLEMTARQLAQGVEPKLTVAISDTYQSDRFEAALVGFEQRYPDLELECLIAECDDLIELVQRGRAHLAFAEMQENYPPDLATSTVAERTEIALFVGRGHPLATQEPIDQTVLEQHRELRLATIVNPYDSRGKGRVWSAPSYLMLLEMAEKGFGWAPLPRWLVERFGNDLLVELKVRGWPKPVFVDALWSRLYPPGPAGSWLLSKMLE; encoded by the coding sequence ATGGCGTCTCAGGAAGTGTTGCTCGCGTTTGTCCAGGCGGCGACTCAAGGCTCTTTTTCAGCGGCGGCGCGCAAACTCGGGCGCAGTCAGTCGACGGTGAGTGCGGCGGTGGCCAGTCTTGAGATCGATCTGGACTTGATCCTGTTCGACCGCAGCAGCCGCAAACCGACCCTGACCCCGGCCGGCCACGTGATGCTGCAACGGGCCGAGGCGATTCTGTCGGCCACCAGCCGCCTGGAAATGACCGCCCGACAACTGGCCCAGGGCGTCGAGCCGAAACTCACGGTGGCGATTTCCGACACTTATCAGTCCGACCGTTTCGAAGCCGCATTGGTGGGCTTCGAGCAGCGCTATCCGGATCTGGAGCTGGAATGCCTGATCGCCGAGTGCGATGACCTGATCGAACTGGTGCAACGCGGTCGGGCGCATCTGGCATTCGCCGAGATGCAGGAAAACTATCCGCCGGACTTGGCGACCTCGACCGTCGCCGAACGTACCGAAATCGCCTTGTTTGTGGGTCGTGGGCATCCGCTGGCGACGCAGGAACCCATCGATCAAACAGTCCTTGAGCAGCATCGCGAGCTGCGCCTGGCAACCATCGTCAACCCCTATGACAGTCGTGGTAAAGGCCGGGTGTGGTCGGCGCCGAGTTATCTGATGCTGCTGGAGATGGCCGAAAAAGGTTTCGGCTGGGCGCCGTTGCCGCGCTGGCTGGTGGAGCGCTTCGGCAACGATCTGCTGGTTGAACTGAAGGTGCGCGGCTGGCCGAAACCGGTGTTCGTCGATGCGCTGTGGTCGCGGCTGTACCCGCCGGGGCCGGCGGGGAGCTGGTTGCTTAGCAAGATGCTGGAATAG